One window of the Streptomyces sp. NBC_00259 genome contains the following:
- a CDS encoding transcriptional regulator encodes MNSSAADPMDGFDATIHAPVRLRICALLDAADEAEFALVQRQLDVSASVLSKHVAVLMEAGYVEQRKAVRDTRQRVWLRLTRHGWEAYQAHLAALRAIVGP; translated from the coding sequence ATGAACAGCTCTGCCGCCGACCCCATGGACGGCTTCGACGCCACCATCCACGCGCCCGTCCGGCTGCGCATCTGCGCGCTGCTCGACGCGGCCGACGAGGCCGAGTTCGCCCTGGTCCAGCGGCAGCTCGACGTCTCCGCCTCCGTACTGAGCAAGCACGTCGCGGTGTTGATGGAGGCTGGCTACGTCGAGCAGCGCAAGGCCGTGCGCGACACCCGCCAACGCGTCTGGCTCCGCCTGACCCGGCACGGGTGGGAGGCGTACCAGGCGCACCTCGCCGCCCTGCGCGCCATCGTCGGGCCATAG
- a CDS encoding DUF6233 domain-containing protein, whose amino-acid sequence MPELTPQERLDKQKTLRDWLRWQLSQSDEAIRRLERQVEEDRRRRDVARIEMSWKLQPPRADGAQPMLHRGNCGLFKTLTGYLDKDHVVIAFDQFPDLEMCEICAPWGLLGIPKPTPRKPSP is encoded by the coding sequence ATGCCCGAGCTGACGCCTCAGGAGCGTCTCGACAAGCAGAAGACGTTGCGCGACTGGCTTCGGTGGCAGCTCTCCCAGTCCGACGAAGCGATTCGGCGCCTCGAACGGCAGGTGGAGGAAGACCGGCGGCGTCGCGACGTCGCCCGCATCGAGATGAGCTGGAAGCTCCAACCACCGCGGGCAGACGGCGCGCAGCCCATGCTGCACCGCGGGAACTGCGGGCTCTTCAAGACCCTGACCGGATACCTGGACAAAGACCACGTCGTGATCGCGTTCGATCAGTTCCCGGACCTGGAGATGTGCGAGATCTGCGCGCCCTGGGGACTCCTGGGGATACCGAAGCCGACGCCACGGAAGCCGTCGCCCTAG
- a CDS encoding DNA alkylation repair protein, whose amino-acid sequence MRDGQEAKVAGTTVAEVMAELAALEDPKMREANEKRGDDHGVNLGKLRALAKQLKTQQDLARELWKTDDTAARLLSILICRPKAFERDELDTMLRESRAPKVHDWLVNYVVKKNPHSEELRLAWSADPDPVVASAGWALTTERVAKKPEGLDLAGLLDVIEAEMKDAPDRLQWAMNHCLAQIGIEHAEYRARAIDIGERLEVLKDYPTPPNCTSPFAPAWIAEMVRRQHAG is encoded by the coding sequence ATGCGCGACGGACAGGAGGCCAAGGTGGCCGGGACGACGGTGGCCGAGGTGATGGCCGAGTTGGCCGCGCTCGAGGACCCGAAGATGCGCGAGGCGAATGAGAAGCGCGGTGACGATCACGGCGTGAACCTCGGCAAGCTGCGCGCGCTCGCGAAGCAGCTCAAGACGCAGCAGGATCTCGCGCGCGAGCTCTGGAAGACGGATGACACCGCGGCGAGGCTCCTGTCGATCCTGATCTGCCGTCCGAAGGCATTCGAACGGGACGAGCTGGACACCATGCTGCGGGAGTCGCGCGCCCCCAAGGTCCACGACTGGCTCGTGAACTACGTGGTGAAGAAGAACCCGCACTCCGAAGAGCTGCGCCTCGCCTGGTCCGCGGATCCGGATCCGGTGGTCGCGAGTGCCGGCTGGGCCCTGACCACCGAGCGGGTGGCGAAGAAGCCCGAGGGCCTCGACCTCGCGGGACTGCTCGATGTCATCGAGGCGGAGATGAAGGACGCCCCGGACCGTCTGCAGTGGGCGATGAACCACTGCCTGGCCCAGATCGGCATCGAGCACGCCGAGTACCGCGCCCGTGCGATCGACATCGGCGAGCGCCTGGAAGTGCTCAAGGACTACCCGACTCCCCCGAACTGCACGTCCCCGTTCGCTCCCGCCTGGATCGCCGAGATGGTGCGCCGTCAGCACGCCGGCTAG
- a CDS encoding very short patch repair endonuclease, with protein sequence MTPSTDPATSTPPTPGRSRNMAAIKRRDTKPERTIRSLLHAAGKRYRVDVRLQLECARPRPDIVFTRARVAVFVDGCFWHCCPEHGRQPGVNGGYWGPKLERNVARDRAADEALAAAGWTVVRVWEHEAPQEAAERILAVLDTAGPASRGARTG encoded by the coding sequence ATGACCCCCAGCACTGACCCCGCAACGTCAACACCGCCGACCCCCGGCCGTTCGCGCAACATGGCTGCGATCAAGCGGCGGGACACCAAACCCGAGCGGACCATCCGATCGTTGCTTCACGCCGCCGGGAAGCGGTACCGCGTTGACGTCCGTCTGCAGCTGGAGTGTGCGCGACCACGGCCGGACATCGTCTTCACACGCGCACGAGTCGCCGTCTTCGTGGACGGCTGTTTCTGGCACTGCTGCCCCGAGCACGGTCGGCAGCCTGGCGTCAATGGTGGCTACTGGGGACCGAAACTAGAGCGCAACGTCGCCCGGGACAGAGCCGCCGACGAGGCCCTTGCAGCCGCCGGCTGGACAGTCGTCCGCGTATGGGAGCACGAGGCTCCACAGGAGGCCGCGGAGCGCATCCTCGCGGTTCTAGATACCGCTGGCCCGGCTAGTCGAGGCGCCCGAACTGGATGA
- a CDS encoding DNA cytosine methyltransferase, whose product MTVVEQVPLFAVGDAPGADRSAAGMRPGAGLFVMDLFAGAGGLSEGFRQAGAQIIAGSDVDPDACATYRKNFPEAVCINGDIRQAELREQILDVGKSVDVLVGGPPCQAFSQVRNHSRIIDDPRNSLYREFVDTIGAIKPRAFVMENVPGMAQMGVLEQVVTDLSIDGDYSVLPQVLDAADFGVPQTRKRIIFIGIRRDLAVSPPKIIGSGAVAALTLIRSDEGYEIQARGESASQLLSSLLDAQDTGVVNAGQAISDLRGMKAGRRTDEVPFNRLPEPESAYQKLMRGDSDCQLRNVSLPRVNSDTALRLREIPPGGNHRDLPDRLLERYISGQKWGPSNGTGKLGRRHYYAYRRLHPDMWAWTLNTKADSVYHFSAPRSLSVREFARIQSFPDRFVFTTDDRKGPLPGRIDGGAAHSRYRQVGNAVPPLLAVAVAREVCHAIKSAIAAGLTA is encoded by the coding sequence GTGACCGTTGTTGAGCAGGTGCCGCTGTTTGCCGTGGGTGATGCGCCAGGGGCTGATCGTAGTGCCGCGGGCATGCGCCCGGGGGCTGGTCTGTTCGTCATGGATCTCTTTGCTGGTGCTGGGGGCCTCTCGGAGGGGTTCCGGCAAGCGGGGGCTCAGATTATCGCCGGCTCCGATGTGGACCCGGATGCGTGTGCCACATACCGGAAGAACTTCCCGGAGGCCGTGTGCATCAACGGAGACATCCGTCAAGCAGAATTGCGTGAACAGATTCTCGATGTCGGCAAATCGGTGGATGTGCTAGTTGGTGGACCGCCCTGTCAGGCGTTTTCACAGGTCCGCAATCACTCTAGAATCATCGATGACCCGCGGAATTCTCTGTACCGCGAGTTTGTTGACACCATTGGCGCCATAAAGCCCAGAGCGTTCGTCATGGAGAACGTCCCGGGCATGGCTCAGATGGGCGTCCTGGAACAGGTGGTTACTGACCTGTCCATTGATGGTGACTATTCGGTACTGCCACAAGTATTGGATGCTGCGGACTTCGGGGTGCCGCAGACGCGTAAGCGAATTATCTTCATCGGGATCCGTCGTGATCTCGCTGTCTCCCCTCCGAAAATCATCGGTTCTGGGGCGGTGGCCGCTCTGACCCTCATCCGCAGTGACGAGGGATACGAAATCCAGGCGCGTGGAGAGAGTGCCTCTCAGCTGCTCAGCAGTCTGCTGGATGCTCAAGACACCGGCGTCGTGAACGCCGGCCAGGCCATTTCTGATCTGCGAGGCATGAAAGCAGGCCGTCGCACGGATGAAGTGCCGTTCAACAGGCTCCCTGAACCTGAGTCTGCATATCAGAAGCTCATGCGTGGAGATAGCGATTGCCAGCTGCGAAATGTTAGCCTGCCCCGCGTAAATTCTGACACTGCTCTGCGTCTTCGAGAAATTCCTCCAGGAGGAAACCACCGCGATCTGCCAGATCGCCTCTTGGAGCGATACATTTCGGGGCAGAAATGGGGTCCCAGTAACGGGACTGGGAAATTGGGGCGTCGGCATTATTATGCGTACCGTCGACTGCATCCTGATATGTGGGCTTGGACGCTGAACACGAAGGCTGACTCGGTCTATCATTTCTCAGCGCCTCGATCATTGAGCGTCCGGGAATTTGCCAGGATCCAGTCTTTCCCTGACCGGTTTGTCTTTACAACGGATGACAGGAAGGGCCCTTTGCCCGGGCGGATCGATGGAGGGGCGGCTCACTCGCGGTATCGGCAAGTCGGGAACGCAGTTCCTCCGCTGCTTGCTGTAGCGGTGGCGCGGGAGGTCTGTCACGCGATCAAGTCAGCTATCGCGGCTGGATTGACGGCATGA
- a CDS encoding AbrB/MazE/SpoVT family DNA-binding domain-containing protein: MLREPIQLTIAEDGSVVLPLGVLAEAGLSPGSSVLAYSNGDGRIVLRREEDAVQDLIQFGRLD, encoded by the coding sequence GTGCTCAGGGAACCTATCCAGCTGACGATCGCAGAAGACGGCTCGGTCGTCCTCCCCTTGGGGGTGCTGGCGGAAGCAGGGCTGTCGCCCGGGAGCTCCGTGCTGGCCTACAGCAATGGCGACGGGCGGATCGTGTTGCGCAGGGAAGAGGATGCGGTGCAGGACCTCATCCAGTTCGGGCGCCTCGACTAG